Below is a window of Humulus lupulus chromosome 9, drHumLupu1.1, whole genome shotgun sequence DNA.
CCGGAAATACATGGTCTCTTTATTCATCTGCTCTTCCTGTAGTGCCTGGTTACAGTGCTGCCACTCGATCTGAGGAGTTAACTGTTAGGGTGTTGTGTCCTTTTGACAAGATTGGGCGTGTGATTGGCAAGGGTGGTGGTACCATTAAAAGTATAAGGCAGGCTAGTGGTGCTCGCGTTGAGGTTGATGACACCAAGGATGATCGTAATGAGTGTATCATCACTATCACATCAACTGAGGTATTACTTCCTAACATGTTCAGTTCTGTTTGGCATTTAAGTACTTTTTAGTAACATATAGATACCTCTTGTACATAGGTATCTGCAATTGGTTAGCATGGCCAGGTTGTTTAGTTATGTTGTCTTAGTTATGTTGTACTTATTTCTTCTGTTTGTTTGAACTATGTGACAGAACAAGTTGCTTAGTAATATTTGAACCTTTTTATTGTGTGAATATTACAAATATGAATCGTTGTAGGTAGGTAATATGGAGACATATGCCTTTCTGAAATGTTCTCATCAATCCTTTGAAATATTAGTTGTTGAAAATAATAATGTGTACAACTCTTGAACGTAAAAATTAACTAGTAATAATGCTTGGAAATCATGGATGTTAATGCGTGTCAGCAACTTATTTGATATATTATTTTGGCTAATCAATGATTGTATGTTTTCTCCAATTCTGGTTTACACTTCTGGTGGGTCATTCTGatcatatatatatgcatatatttttCTTAAAGATATATACTGCAAATTATCAAACTGTATGCATCTTTAGTATGTGTTGATAGCATTTGTTTGTTCCATTGATAGTCAGAAGATGACATGAAGTCTATGGCAGTTGAAGCTGTTTTATTGCTTCAAGGGAAGataaatgatgaagatgatgacaCAGTCACCATACGACTTCTTGTTCTATCTAAAGTTATTGGTTGTATCATTGGAAAAAGTGGTTCCATCATTAATGAAATTCGTAAGAGGACAAAAGCTGAAGTCCGTATCTCAAAAAGTGAGAAGCCAAAGTGTGCTGATGTCAATGACGAGCTTGTTGAGGTTCATTTCGAACACATTCAAAACAACAAGAATAATGATAATAACCTCTTGATTATTTTACGTTaactctttttttattattattaatattattgtaGTTTTCGTTTTAACTTTTGTTCTTCATCCAGATGTCGGGCGAAGTTGATAATGTAAAAGATGCACTTGTTCAGATTGTGTTACGGCTTCGAGATGATGTATTGAAAGATAGAAATAGTGCTCGTAATCCCTCTGCTGGTAGTGACTCATTATACTCAGGTGGCACTAGTCTTTCAATGCCATCAATGCTGCCTTCTGTTCCATCAGTTGCTCCTTTGGGTTATGATCAGAGGACCGACAGTGGAAGTGGCTTGGGCTTGATCTCATCAAGTAGCCTCTATGGATATGGATCTTTACCGGTATGTAGCTATTTGGACAATTATTGTGATTTAAAATGTCTTTAGTCATCACTGCTATTGCTATCACTAGTACAGTAGTAACATTTTTTAATTAGCTGTAGTTTTGGCATTGTTTCTAGGTTGTCATTAATCTAAGGTTTTGCATTGGCAAATTGATTGTTTCAGTAGTTTGGTTTACTTAGCTAGTCATTCTTTTGGTTGCGTCCTTATTTTTAGAATCCTTTTTAGACCTGAGTGTTCTTTGggaattttatttttgatttctTAATAATGATGTTTGTGTTTAGATTTTGTTGATTTAAAGTGAGAAGATGGATCTTATTCTTCTACTAGTGTTTGACTGGTGGCATGCCTTATTTACTGTTGGATACTTTTTAATTGGTCTTTTTGAAAAGacgaaaaaaaaatctttttttcCTTGGGAACAACTGTTTTGTTCCAGTCATATTTTGAgttgccttttttttttaataatagatGGGAGAAAATGGCTATGGATCAATGTCGTCCTATTCATCCAAGCTGTATGGAGGGTGAGCATTTTAACTTGTGAGATCTGGCTGAAGTTTATGTCCTTTGACCTACATACATCCACTAAAGAATACTTTTTCTGTTTCTTACACCATGCGAATGTGCAGGTTGACACCCCCTTCTACACTTGAGATGCTGATTCCTGCTAATGCAGTGGGTAAGGTCATGGGAAGAGGAGGAGCGAATTTAGCCAACATCAAGAAGGTGTGTTCATCCTttcatattcttctcttcttTCTCCTTGTATTTTTATAATTGACACTGGTTGTCTTGGGCTTGGTTATATTGAACACTTGCTATGCCTGTTCACTTCTAACTTGTGAGTGCCATGGGAAACTTTATTATATGCCCCTTGAAGTTAAGCTTTGGAGATTTGGGGATGTATTTGTCTCGTTAGATTATGGCTCTCTCACTTCTATGAGAGAGATTCATAAATGCTCTAGAGACATCAGTGTAGTTGTTTTAAGGTCCAAATGAATGAGAGATAAACCACCTGTATTTTGCCTAAACTTGATGCATGTAAGGTGCTTTGACTGCTGCCGTTGTATTGAAATCTGGACTGCCATTTTTAACTTGGTAATTGGGATACTTGTTTTTCTGATGTCTTCATGCTTAAATTTTTAGACAGGTTTTGGTACCAATATTTCATACACATGAATCCAAATTAAGTTACATTGAGGTCTAGAAGGCTTACACTTGGAGTTGACAAGAATTATTAAGATTGCTAGAAAGAGTTGACCTTGATGTTTGCTGGACCTGTACATTTGTGTGATTTAAAGGGATTCTTATGCTTACTTATTTCACCTTCAGATTTCTGGAGCTGCAGTAGAAATTTCTGAGTCCAAATCCTCTCGTGGAGATCGCGTTGCTCTTATATCTGGAACACCTGATCAAAAGCAC
It encodes the following:
- the LOC133801638 gene encoding KH domain-containing protein At4g18375, translating into MGGSGKRGRSQRDHYESENKNQRRRGNEKDERGSDDLIVYRILCPDGVIGSVIGKSGKVINSIRQDSRAKIKVVDPFPGSPYRVLTIYSYVKEKVEVEIEDEFNERRPLCAAQDALLRVQAAIANAMASVGDSEKKRRDRDKDKDKEECQVLVPASQSANIIGKAGATIKKLRSKTRTSIKVNPKDGSDPAHSCAMEFDNFVQISGEPDAVRKALFAISAIMYKFPPKEEIPLETNVPEAPPSIIIPSDVPIYPPSGLYPSADSILPSRQIPSILGATHLQDIQGYADTGNTWSLYSSALPVVPGYSAATRSEELTVRVLCPFDKIGRVIGKGGGTIKSIRQASGARVEVDDTKDDRNECIITITSTESEDDMKSMAVEAVLLLQGKINDEDDDTVTIRLLVLSKVIGCIIGKSGSIINEIRKRTKAEVRISKSEKPKCADVNDELVEMSGEVDNVKDALVQIVLRLRDDVLKDRNSARNPSAGSDSLYSGGTSLSMPSMLPSVPSVAPLGYDQRTDSGSGLGLISSSSLYGYGSLPMGENGYGSMSSYSSKLYGGLTPPSTLEMLIPANAVGKVMGRGGANLANIKKISGAAVEISESKSSRGDRVALISGTPDQKHTAESLIQAFMMST